A portion of the Algimonas porphyrae genome contains these proteins:
- a CDS encoding TetR/AcrR family transcriptional regulator: MQASDHSTQAGPVSGKRRTRLSPEARRAQLLKTAIDVFAEMGIERAGHGDIAKRAGVSTPTVFNYFPTRDALVAAVLDRIEANVTDMFDRLPGQADDRRHRILQLANAFQRMVAQRPAETKTFLKWGVSFDPDIRPAYLAFQDRALDRLVATLPDNPSDPAQARAEARILLGASSLFAAMAFDDFQPDEMVGFVGRIADLLS; encoded by the coding sequence ATGCAAGCGTCCGATCATTCGACACAGGCCGGTCCGGTCAGCGGCAAACGGCGAACCCGCCTGTCGCCGGAGGCCAGGCGCGCGCAATTGCTGAAAACGGCGATCGACGTCTTTGCCGAAATGGGGATCGAGCGTGCCGGCCATGGGGATATCGCGAAGCGGGCCGGCGTGTCGACGCCGACCGTGTTCAACTATTTCCCGACCCGCGACGCATTGGTCGCGGCTGTGCTGGACCGGATCGAAGCCAATGTCACAGACATGTTCGATCGCCTGCCCGGACAGGCCGATGATCGTCGCCACCGTATCCTGCAACTGGCCAACGCCTTTCAGCGCATGGTCGCGCAGCGCCCTGCCGAGACCAAGACCTTCCTGAAATGGGGCGTGTCCTTCGATCCTGATATCCGGCCCGCCTATCTCGCCTTTCAGGACCGGGCGCTGGACCGATTGGTTGCAACCTTGCCGGACAATCCATCCGATCCTGCGCAGGCCCGGGCCGAAGCACGTATTCTGCTGGGCGCATCGAGCCTGTTCGCGGCGATGGCCTTCGACGATTTCCAGCCGGACGAGATGGTCGGCTTCGTCGGACGCATCGCAGATCTGCTGAGCTAA